TCCCAAGGGCGATCTCGGAAACCTGATGCTGACGTTTCCTCAACTGCGGCCGGAAGATTTTCAGCCGTGGATCGATCCCGGCGACGCCACCCGCAACGGCATGACCGTTCCCGAATACGCTCGGCGCACCGCGGAAACGTGGCGTCGAGGCATGGCTGAATGGAACCAGGAACCCAGCCGGATTCAGTTGCTGAAGGATTCCGCCGACGTTGCGATCTACACACCCGCCAGCAGCGCCGGTCGGCCGCTGACGGTTCTGAAATCGTTCACCGCTCCGGCTCCCGCGGTTCTGGCCGACGGAGAAGCGCTGCGGGAACGCATCATGGCGGCGGTGTCCGGACTGCTGGCTCTGCTGCAGATCGACGCCGATCCCATCAGCAGCCGCGAACATATTCTGCTGTCGACGATTCTGGAAACGTCCTGGAAGCAGAACCGCGACGTCGACATGGGAACGCTGATTCGTTCGATTCAGGCGCCGGATTTTGACCGCGTCGGTTTTCTGGATCTGGAATCCTTCTTTCCCGCCGCCGAACGTTTCAAGCTGGCGATGTCGCTGAACAACATGCTGGCGTCGCCGAGTTTCGCGGCGTGGCTGGAAGGCGAACCGCTGAACATTCAGAAGCTGTTCTATACACCGGAAGGCAAGCCTCGCATCGCCATCATTTCCATTGCTCACCTGTCCGACGCGGAGCGCATGTTCTTCGTCACGATCCTGCTGAACGAAGTCATCGGCTGGATGAGAAGCCAGCCGGGCACGTCCAGTCTGCGAGCGATGCTTTATATGGACGAAGTGTTCGGCTACTTCCCGCCGACCGCGAATCCTCCGTCGAAGCAGCCGATGCTGACGCTGCTGAAACAGGCGCGAGCGTTCGGGCTGGGCTGCGTTCTGGCGACTCAAAACCCCGTCGACCTGGACTACAAGGGCCTGTCCAATGCGGGAACCTGGTTTCTGGGCCGCCTGCAGACAGAACGCGACAAGCTGCGAGTGCTGGAGGGACTTGAAGGAGCCGCCGCGTCCGCCGGCGCGGGTTTCGATCGGTCCAAAATGGAACAGACTCTGGCGGGGCTCGGCAGCCGCGTGTTTCTGATGAACAACGTTCACGAAGACGAACCGGTCGTGTTCAAAACCCGGTGGGCTCTGTCGTTTCTGTGCGGGCCGGTGTCGCGGCAGCAGATCGAAACTCTGATGGCGCCCTACAAGTCCGATCGTCCGATAACCACGGTCGCCGCATCATTCGGCCTGAAAGCCGAAGCTTCCGGAACCGACGCGGCCGCGCGTCCGGTGCTGCCGCCGGATATCGACGAATACTTCCTTCCGGCTCACTACGACAGCGATCAGCTTGTCTATCGACCGGCATTGCTGGGCGAAGCAAAGGTCCACTTTGTGTCATCATCGCACGACATGGATCAATGGGAAGACGTGACGCTGCTGCGTCTGCTGAGCGACGATGTCGATTCCGAC
This sequence is a window from Planctomycetaceae bacterium. Protein-coding genes within it:
- a CDS encoding ATP-binding protein encodes the protein MAVVEKLGQFYLGRKHDLESGRTLADELHYDAKDLTTHAVCVGMTGSGKTGLCLSLLEEAAIDGIPAIAIDPKGDLGNLMLTFPQLRPEDFQPWIDPGDATRNGMTVPEYARRTAETWRRGMAEWNQEPSRIQLLKDSADVAIYTPASSAGRPLTVLKSFTAPAPAVLADGEALRERIMAAVSGLLALLQIDADPISSREHILLSTILETSWKQNRDVDMGTLIRSIQAPDFDRVGFLDLESFFPAAERFKLAMSLNNMLASPSFAAWLEGEPLNIQKLFYTPEGKPRIAIISIAHLSDAERMFFVTILLNEVIGWMRSQPGTSSLRAMLYMDEVFGYFPPTANPPSKQPMLTLLKQARAFGLGCVLATQNPVDLDYKGLSNAGTWFLGRLQTERDKLRVLEGLEGAAASAGAGFDRSKMEQTLAGLGSRVFLMNNVHEDEPVVFKTRWALSFLCGPVSRQQIETLMAPYKSDRPITTVAASFGLKAEASGTDAAARPVLPPDIDEYFLPAHYDSDQLVYRPALLGEAKVHFVSSSHDMDQWEDVTLLRLLSDDVDSDLWTEADEWDEDNLPELRPAPEAGAAFRDLPSAALQKRSYGKWASALKDFLYRNRKLAVWTCPTLKEHSELHESEADFRIRLRHAAREERDLQVEKLRSKYASKFGTLQDQIRRAQQKIETEKSQKSQKTMSAGLSILTSVAGALFGRKLKSAATVSRAGTAIRSAGRIAAEAEDVRHAEEALEALETKEADLNAEVEAEVRQIQDSFDPDLMELSQEEIKPRKSDLNVERVVLVWLPYTLDPTGTAERAF